A genomic window from Micromonospora violae includes:
- a CDS encoding type II toxin-antitoxin system death-on-curing family toxin, protein MTAEVRYPTLADVAGIARKLGVGIRDAGLVESAVARPQTSLFGEDAYPDLWTKAAALLHSLVNNHPFVDGNKRIGWIVAIAFLLQNHAVTIAQLDETDQNVAYDLVIGVAESRLTEVAEIAEALRKLF, encoded by the coding sequence ATGACGGCGGAGGTTCGCTACCCGACCCTCGCCGACGTTGCCGGCATCGCCCGAAAGCTCGGCGTGGGGATCAGGGACGCCGGCCTCGTGGAGTCGGCTGTGGCCAGGCCGCAGACCAGCCTGTTCGGCGAAGACGCCTACCCCGACCTGTGGACCAAGGCCGCGGCCCTGCTGCACTCACTGGTCAACAACCACCCGTTCGTGGACGGCAACAAGCGGATCGGCTGGATCGTGGCGATCGCCTTCCTGCTTCAGAATCACGCCGTCACCATCGCGCAGCTCGACGAGACCGACCAGAACGTCGCGTACGACCTGGTCATCGGCGTGGCCGAGAGCCGGCTGACGGAAGTCGCCGAGATCGCCGAGGCGTTGCGCAAGTTGTTCTGA
- a CDS encoding response regulator transcription factor: MSRVLVVEDEESFSDALSYMLRKEGFEVSVAATGTDALTEFDRTGADIVLLDLMLPEMSGTEVCRQLRQRSAVPIIMVTARDSEIDKVVGLEIGADDYVTKPYSPRELVARIRAVLRRQSPEVAEAGAPTLAAGPVRMDIERHVVTVDGAAVQLPLKEFELLELLLRNAGRVLTRGQLIDRVWGADYVGDTKTLDVHVKRLRSKIEPEPSAPRFIVTVRGLGYKFEP; this comes from the coding sequence TTGAGCCGCGTTCTCGTGGTCGAGGATGAGGAGTCGTTCTCCGACGCCTTGTCGTACATGCTCCGTAAGGAGGGCTTTGAGGTTTCGGTCGCCGCGACCGGCACCGACGCCCTCACCGAGTTCGACCGAACCGGCGCCGACATCGTGCTGCTCGACCTGATGCTGCCCGAGATGTCGGGGACCGAGGTCTGCCGGCAGCTGCGGCAGCGCTCCGCCGTGCCGATCATCATGGTCACCGCCCGGGACAGCGAGATCGACAAGGTGGTCGGGCTGGAGATCGGCGCCGACGACTACGTCACGAAGCCGTACTCGCCACGGGAGCTGGTCGCCCGGATCCGGGCGGTGCTGCGCCGGCAGAGCCCGGAGGTCGCTGAGGCGGGTGCGCCGACGCTGGCCGCCGGGCCGGTGCGGATGGACATCGAGCGGCACGTGGTGACCGTCGACGGCGCGGCCGTTCAGCTGCCGTTGAAGGAGTTCGAGCTGCTGGAGCTGCTGCTGCGCAACGCCGGCCGGGTGCTCACCCGCGGCCAGCTCATCGACCGGGTCTGGGGCGCCGACTACGTCGGTGACACCAAGACGCTGGATGTGCACGTCAAGCGGCTGCGTTCCAAGATCGAGCCAGAGCCGTCCGCGCCGCGCTTCATCGTGACCGTCCGAGGGCTGGGCTACAAGTTCGAGCCGTGA
- a CDS encoding sensor histidine kinase: protein MEWAVAVVVAVALVAGTVAGLLLPRFLPKRDRSTSTGSDSSRQSRGRPAIADEQQTGLGRRTIDSLRAGVVVLDNDDVPVLINPAARAMGLLRTGSTPGSIAAHPLIRTLAGQVRRTGVRREIELDLPRGRDSAGENPLGVHLRAMGLGNGFIAVEAVDVTESHRLTRVRRDFVANVSHELKTPIGALQLLAEALLDATEPADAAAPDLSEDLVAARRFAERIQHESTRLGRLVQELLELTRLQGAEPQPPPEPVALDWVIAEVVDRTRTTASARGIEVSVEGDRGLTAYGSDAQLATAVANLVENAINYSGEDTTVRVTLRGDDEHVEVAVADQGIGIAPTDVDRIFERFYRADQARSRATGGTGLGLAIVKHIASNHGGRVEVSSTLGGGSTFTLRLPASPPDDLLATLPPAGIESGPTGLRQV from the coding sequence GTGGAATGGGCGGTGGCGGTCGTGGTGGCCGTGGCGTTGGTGGCCGGGACGGTCGCCGGCTTGTTGCTGCCCCGGTTCCTGCCCAAGCGGGATCGCTCCACGTCGACGGGGAGCGACAGCTCCCGCCAGAGCAGGGGGAGGCCCGCGATAGCCGACGAGCAGCAGACCGGGCTCGGCCGCCGGACGATCGACTCACTCCGGGCCGGTGTCGTGGTACTGGACAACGACGACGTCCCCGTGCTGATCAACCCGGCCGCCCGCGCGATGGGGCTGCTGCGTACCGGCAGCACCCCCGGCTCGATCGCCGCGCACCCGCTGATCCGTACCCTTGCCGGTCAGGTGCGACGCACCGGCGTGCGGCGCGAAATCGAGCTGGACCTGCCCCGTGGTCGCGACAGCGCCGGGGAAAACCCGCTCGGCGTGCACCTGCGGGCGATGGGTCTCGGCAACGGCTTCATCGCGGTCGAGGCGGTCGACGTGACCGAGTCGCACCGGCTGACCCGGGTACGACGCGACTTCGTGGCCAACGTCAGCCACGAGCTCAAGACCCCGATCGGGGCCCTGCAACTGCTCGCCGAGGCGTTGCTGGACGCGACCGAGCCGGCCGACGCCGCGGCACCCGACCTCTCCGAGGACCTGGTGGCCGCCCGCCGGTTCGCCGAACGGATCCAACACGAGTCGACCCGGCTGGGTCGGCTGGTGCAGGAGTTGCTGGAGCTGACCCGGTTGCAGGGCGCCGAGCCGCAGCCACCACCGGAGCCGGTCGCGTTGGACTGGGTGATCGCGGAGGTGGTCGACCGGACCCGCACCACAGCATCTGCCCGGGGTATCGAGGTGAGCGTGGAGGGTGATCGCGGACTCACCGCGTACGGCAGCGACGCCCAACTCGCCACGGCGGTGGCGAACCTGGTGGAGAACGCCATCAACTACTCGGGCGAGGACACCACCGTACGGGTGACCCTCCGCGGCGACGACGAGCACGTCGAGGTCGCGGTCGCGGACCAGGGCATCGGTATCGCGCCCACCGACGTGGACCGGATCTTCGAACGGTTCTACCGGGCCGACCAGGCCCGCTCGCGTGCCACCGGCGGCACCGGGCTCGGCCTGGCGATCGTGAAACACATTGCGAGCAACCATGGCGGACGGGTCGAGGTGTCGAGCACTCTTGGTGGTGGATCGACGTTCACCCTCCGGCTGCCCGCCAGTCCACCGGACGACCTCCTGGCGACACTGCCGCCGGCTGGGATCGAGTCCGGTCCGACTGGGCTACGGCAGGTCTGA
- the phoU gene encoding phosphate signaling complex protein PhoU, which yields MRDEFRADLQIVSQLLVDMAEGVRAAMRQATRALLTADRQAAETVIERDAETDDLYRHVEERVCDLLARQAPVASDLRAMITALHVAADLERMGDLAEHVAKTALRRHPSPAVPAELRTVFTEMSEIADRMAVKIGSVLAKPDADLASELDRDDDAMDELHKNLFAVLLGDDWPYGVETAIDATLLGRYYERFADHAVNAGEHVIYLITGQSAPSSF from the coding sequence ATGCGCGACGAGTTCCGGGCCGACCTCCAGATCGTCAGCCAACTGCTGGTGGACATGGCGGAGGGCGTCCGCGCCGCCATGCGCCAGGCCACCAGGGCCCTGCTCACCGCCGACCGGCAGGCCGCCGAGACGGTCATCGAGCGGGACGCCGAGACCGACGACCTCTACCGGCACGTCGAGGAGCGGGTCTGCGACCTGCTCGCCCGACAGGCGCCGGTCGCCTCCGACCTCCGGGCGATGATCACCGCGCTGCACGTGGCCGCCGATCTGGAGCGGATGGGCGACCTCGCCGAGCACGTGGCGAAGACCGCACTGCGCCGACACCCCTCCCCCGCCGTCCCGGCGGAGCTGCGGACGGTGTTCACCGAAATGTCCGAGATCGCCGACCGGATGGCCGTGAAGATCGGTTCGGTGCTGGCGAAGCCCGACGCCGACCTCGCCAGCGAGCTGGACCGCGACGACGACGCCATGGACGAGCTGCACAAGAACCTGTTCGCGGTGCTGCTCGGTGATGACTGGCCGTACGGGGTGGAGACGGCGATCGACGCCACCCTGCTGGGCCGCTACTACGAGCGCTTCGCCGACCACGCGGTCAACGCCGGCGAGCACGTGATCTACCTGATCACCGGGCAGAGCGCGCCCAGCAGCTTCTGA
- a CDS encoding phosphoglyceromutase, with product MTASEGPTVGTLVLLRHGESDWNAKNLFTGWVDVDLTEKGEGEARRGGELLREHSLLPDVVHTSVMRRAIRTAELALSAADRHWIAVRRSWRLNERHYGALQGKNKKQTLDEYGEEQFMLWRRSYDTPPPPIDDNDEWSQVGDPRYALLPTELMPRTECLKDVVERMLPYWYDSIVPDILAGRTVLVAAHGNSLRALVKHLDQISDEAIAKLNIPTGIPLRYDLDPQLRPLTLGGTYLDPTAAKAAAAAVANQGR from the coding sequence ATGACTGCGAGCGAAGGGCCCACCGTCGGGACGCTGGTCCTGCTGCGGCACGGTGAGAGCGACTGGAATGCCAAGAACCTCTTCACCGGCTGGGTGGATGTCGACCTGACCGAGAAGGGCGAGGGTGAGGCGCGCCGCGGCGGCGAGCTGCTCCGCGAGCACAGCCTGCTGCCGGACGTGGTGCACACCAGCGTGATGCGCCGGGCGATCCGCACCGCCGAGCTGGCGCTCAGCGCCGCCGATCGGCACTGGATCGCGGTGCGCCGGTCGTGGCGGCTCAACGAGCGGCACTACGGCGCCCTGCAGGGCAAGAACAAGAAGCAGACCCTTGACGAGTACGGCGAGGAGCAGTTCATGCTCTGGCGTCGGTCGTACGACACGCCGCCTCCGCCGATCGACGACAACGACGAGTGGTCGCAGGTGGGTGACCCGCGCTACGCGCTGCTGCCGACCGAGCTGATGCCGCGTACCGAGTGTCTCAAGGACGTCGTCGAGCGGATGCTGCCCTACTGGTACGACTCGATCGTGCCGGACATCCTGGCCGGCCGGACGGTGCTGGTGGCCGCGCACGGCAACTCGCTGCGTGCCCTCGTCAAGCACCTCGACCAGATCTCCGACGAGGCGATCGCCAAGCTGAACATTCCGACCGGCATTCCGCTGCGCTACGACCTCGACCCGCAGCTGCGCCCGCTCACCCTGGGCGGCACGTACCTCGACCCGACCGCGGCGAAGGCAGCCGCCGCCGCGGTGGCCAACCAGGGCCGCTGA
- a CDS encoding MDR family MFS transporter, whose protein sequence is MRTMRSWFRDTTGGLPTTFWYLWSGTLINRLGSFVLVFLAIYLTQERDFSASQAGLVIGLWGVGGAFGTTAGGTLADRWGRRPTLLTAHVGAAAMMLALGLARDLWAVALGALLLGAFAEAARPAFGAMMIDVVPAKDRLRAFSLNYWAINLGFACAAVLAGLAAQANYLLLFVVDAGTMLITALIIFSKVPETRQAGPATAAKTAPRGALRTILTDRVYLGFVALNLFAALVFLQHISMLPIAMGDDGLSPATYGSVIALNGILIVVGQLFVPRLIRGRSRSHVLALASVVMGVGFGLTAFAGTAWFYGLTVLIWTVGEMLNSPSNSTLIAELSPAELRGRYQGVFSLSWQIAGASAPILGGLVREHAGNDTLWYACAALGLLTAVAHLVSGPARERRAATLRRSGEALAPAAATRTPQPAEA, encoded by the coding sequence ATGCGGACGATGCGGAGTTGGTTCCGGGACACCACCGGCGGCCTACCGACCACCTTCTGGTACCTGTGGTCAGGGACCCTGATCAACCGACTCGGCTCGTTCGTCCTGGTCTTCCTCGCCATCTACCTGACCCAGGAACGCGACTTCTCCGCCTCCCAGGCCGGCCTGGTGATCGGCCTGTGGGGTGTCGGCGGCGCGTTCGGCACGACCGCCGGCGGCACTCTCGCCGACCGGTGGGGGCGCCGACCGACGCTGCTCACCGCCCACGTGGGCGCGGCGGCCATGATGCTCGCGCTCGGGCTGGCCCGGGATCTCTGGGCGGTGGCGCTGGGCGCGTTGCTGCTCGGCGCCTTCGCCGAGGCGGCCCGGCCCGCGTTCGGGGCGATGATGATCGACGTGGTGCCGGCGAAGGACCGGCTGCGCGCCTTCTCGCTCAACTACTGGGCGATCAACCTCGGCTTCGCCTGCGCCGCGGTCCTCGCCGGCCTCGCCGCACAGGCCAACTACCTGCTGCTGTTCGTGGTCGACGCCGGCACCATGCTGATCACCGCGCTGATCATCTTCAGCAAGGTGCCGGAGACCCGACAGGCCGGCCCCGCCACCGCCGCGAAGACGGCCCCCCGCGGCGCCCTGCGCACGATCCTCACCGACCGGGTCTACCTCGGCTTCGTGGCCCTCAACCTGTTCGCCGCGCTGGTGTTCCTCCAGCACATCTCGATGCTGCCGATCGCGATGGGCGACGACGGTCTGAGCCCGGCCACCTACGGCTCGGTGATCGCACTGAACGGCATCCTCATCGTGGTCGGCCAACTCTTCGTACCTCGGCTGATCCGGGGGCGGAGTCGCTCACATGTGCTCGCGCTGGCATCCGTGGTGATGGGCGTGGGGTTCGGGCTGACCGCGTTCGCCGGCACCGCCTGGTTCTACGGGCTGACCGTGCTGATCTGGACGGTCGGCGAGATGCTGAACTCGCCCTCCAACTCCACGCTGATCGCCGAGCTGTCCCCGGCCGAGCTGCGCGGTCGCTACCAGGGCGTGTTCTCCCTGTCGTGGCAGATCGCCGGGGCCAGCGCGCCGATCCTCGGTGGCCTGGTGCGCGAGCATGCCGGCAACGACACGCTCTGGTACGCCTGTGCCGCGCTCGGCCTCCTGACCGCGGTGGCCCACCTGGTGTCGGGGCCGGCCCGGGAGCGCCGTGCCGCCACGCTGCGCCGCTCCGGCGAGGCACTGGCACCGGCCGCCGCGACCCGGACGCCGCAACCCGCTGAGGCTTAG
- a CDS encoding MFS transporter: protein MHALRRWWHDTAGGLPATFWYLWTGLLINRAGAFAMLFLSLYLTDVRGASEGLAGTVVGAYGAGGAAGVLLGGVLADRWGRRATLLAAHLATAGLMVALAFSRPLLLIAVLAALTGVVHSMPSPAFVAAIVDVVPAERRSRAFNLQFWAFNLGMAVASLLAGVLAEASFTALFLVDAGATLTAAAVIGWKVPETLRLTRPAANLPPATRAASESVRIRRPGLHTALTDRTFLIFVGLTFVLAVLTMQTSTIMPLAMRADGLGPSAYGVVVALGGALIVIGQLFVPRLIDRHRKDVVLAASTALLALGFGVLAVADELAIYLGAAVVWTVGSMLAAPPNAQINADLAPPQLRARYQSVFYLTFPAAAFIAPTLGGVSLQHLGDRHWLILAGLGLLAALGHLLAGPPRERHVAALRRAADAQPKTPAGQVPIG, encoded by the coding sequence GTGCACGCCCTGCGGCGCTGGTGGCACGACACCGCAGGCGGGCTCCCCGCCACCTTCTGGTACCTCTGGACCGGCCTACTGATCAACCGGGCCGGCGCGTTCGCCATGCTGTTCCTCTCGCTCTACCTCACCGACGTACGCGGCGCGAGCGAAGGCCTGGCCGGCACGGTGGTCGGCGCGTACGGGGCTGGCGGGGCGGCTGGCGTACTGCTCGGCGGGGTGCTCGCCGACCGGTGGGGCCGCCGGGCGACACTGCTCGCCGCACACCTGGCCACGGCAGGCCTGATGGTCGCGCTCGCCTTCAGTCGGCCCCTGCTCCTGATCGCGGTGCTCGCCGCGCTGACCGGCGTGGTCCACTCGATGCCCAGTCCCGCATTCGTGGCGGCGATCGTCGACGTGGTGCCGGCCGAACGCCGCTCGCGCGCGTTCAACCTTCAGTTCTGGGCGTTCAACCTGGGCATGGCGGTCGCCTCGCTGCTCGCCGGGGTCCTGGCCGAGGCGAGCTTCACCGCGCTGTTCCTGGTCGACGCGGGTGCCACACTGACCGCCGCCGCGGTGATCGGCTGGAAGGTGCCCGAAACCCTGCGGCTGACCCGCCCAGCAGCCAACCTTCCGCCCGCCACCCGCGCGGCGTCAGAGTCCGTTCGGATCCGCCGGCCGGGGCTGCACACCGCGCTGACCGACCGCACCTTCCTGATCTTCGTCGGACTCACCTTCGTGCTGGCCGTCCTCACCATGCAGACGTCCACGATCATGCCGCTGGCCATGCGCGCGGACGGCCTGGGCCCATCGGCGTACGGGGTGGTGGTGGCGCTCGGCGGCGCGTTGATCGTGATCGGGCAACTGTTCGTGCCCCGGCTGATCGACCGGCACCGCAAGGACGTCGTGCTGGCCGCCTCCACCGCGTTGCTCGCGCTCGGCTTCGGGGTGCTCGCCGTCGCCGACGAACTGGCCATCTACCTGGGTGCCGCAGTGGTGTGGACGGTCGGCTCGATGCTCGCCGCCCCGCCGAACGCGCAGATCAACGCGGACCTGGCGCCACCGCAGCTACGGGCGCGCTACCAGTCGGTCTTCTACCTGACGTTTCCGGCCGCGGCGTTCATCGCCCCCACCCTCGGCGGCGTGAGCCTCCAGCACCTCGGCGACCGGCACTGGCTGATCCTGGCCGGGCTGGGCCTGCTGGCCGCCCTCGGGCACCTGCTCGCCGGACCACCCCGGGAACGACACGTCGCCGCGCTGCGCCGGGCCGCCGACGCGCAGCCGAAGACCCCCGCAGGCCAGGTACCGATCGGATGA
- a CDS encoding YbjN domain-containing protein gives MSPKSDLATLIESVCAERDLAWEPTGPASYAVTLPGTHKLKTVCNLIVGEHALRIEAFVMRQPDERREELWAWLLQRNARMYGVSFSTDAVGDVYLTGRVNPAGVDADELDRLLGAVLTYADESFDTMLEIGFGSSIRREYEWRVKRGESTANLAAFAHLFEPSGTGPDRA, from the coding sequence GTGAGCCCGAAGAGCGATCTTGCGACCCTGATCGAGTCGGTCTGCGCCGAGCGGGACCTGGCCTGGGAACCGACCGGCCCCGCCTCGTACGCGGTGACGCTGCCGGGCACCCACAAGCTCAAGACGGTCTGCAACCTGATCGTCGGCGAGCACGCGCTGCGGATCGAGGCGTTCGTGATGCGCCAGCCGGACGAGCGCCGCGAGGAGCTGTGGGCCTGGCTGTTGCAGCGCAACGCACGGATGTACGGCGTCTCCTTCTCCACCGACGCGGTCGGCGACGTGTACCTGACCGGTCGGGTCAACCCGGCCGGTGTGGACGCCGACGAGTTGGACCGGCTGCTCGGCGCGGTGCTCACCTACGCCGACGAGTCGTTCGACACGATGCTGGAGATCGGCTTCGGCAGTTCGATCCGGCGCGAGTACGAGTGGCGGGTCAAGCGCGGTGAGTCGACCGCCAACCTGGCCGCGTTCGCCCACCTCTTCGAGCCCTCCGGCACCGGCCCCGACCGGGCCTGA
- the mshA gene encoding D-inositol-3-phosphate glycosyltransferase, which produces MAEMHTGVGRQRGAQPWPRPRRIATLSVHTSPLHQPGTGDAGGMNVYILEVARRLAEANVEVEIFTRATSGDLPPVVEMAPGVQVRHITSGPLEGLTKEDLPGQLCAFTAGVLRAEASRPPGHYDLIHSHYWLSGQVGWLAKERWGVPLVHTAHTLAKVKNAQLAAGDRPEPKARVIGEEQVVAEADRLVANTRVEASDLLDRYDADPARVSVVQPGVDLARFRPAPGDRSTAAREARRRLGLPVDGYVVAFVGRIQPLKAPDVLIRAIAALRERDPALADQVTVVICGGPSGSGLDRPTALIELTAKLGVTDGVRFLPPLTGDDLPTLYRAADLVAVPSHNESFGLVALEAQASGTPVLAAAVGGLVTAVRDQVSGVLIDGHDPVDWARALGHLLPNRALRSVLARGAEQHAQHFSWDRTVSGLLGVYGEAIAGHRARLAADLAGDAALSCSW; this is translated from the coding sequence GTGGCGGAAATGCACACCGGTGTCGGGCGTCAGCGAGGTGCCCAGCCGTGGCCCCGGCCGCGCCGCATCGCCACCCTGTCGGTACACACCTCACCCCTGCACCAGCCGGGCACGGGCGATGCCGGCGGAATGAACGTCTACATCCTCGAAGTCGCCCGGCGTCTCGCCGAGGCGAACGTGGAGGTGGAGATCTTCACCCGGGCCACGTCCGGTGACCTCCCCCCGGTGGTCGAGATGGCGCCCGGCGTGCAGGTCCGACACATCACCTCCGGCCCGCTGGAGGGCCTCACCAAGGAGGATCTGCCCGGTCAGCTCTGCGCCTTCACCGCCGGGGTGCTGCGCGCGGAGGCGTCCCGGCCGCCCGGTCACTACGACCTGATCCACTCCCACTACTGGCTCTCCGGTCAGGTCGGCTGGCTGGCCAAGGAGCGGTGGGGAGTGCCGCTGGTGCACACCGCGCACACCCTTGCCAAGGTCAAGAACGCCCAGCTCGCGGCCGGTGACCGGCCAGAGCCGAAGGCCCGGGTCATCGGCGAGGAGCAGGTGGTCGCCGAGGCCGACCGGCTGGTCGCCAACACCCGGGTCGAGGCCAGCGACCTGCTCGACCGGTACGACGCCGACCCGGCTCGGGTGTCCGTCGTGCAGCCGGGCGTCGACCTGGCCCGGTTCCGGCCCGCGCCGGGTGACCGGTCCACGGCGGCCCGCGAGGCCCGTCGCCGGCTGGGGCTTCCGGTCGACGGGTACGTGGTTGCCTTCGTCGGTCGGATCCAGCCGCTCAAGGCCCCCGACGTGCTGATCCGGGCGATCGCCGCGCTGCGGGAGCGCGACCCGGCGCTGGCGGACCAGGTGACCGTGGTGATCTGCGGTGGGCCCAGCGGCAGTGGGTTGGACCGGCCGACTGCCCTGATCGAGTTGACCGCCAAACTCGGGGTCACCGACGGGGTGCGGTTCCTGCCTCCGCTCACCGGGGACGACCTTCCGACCCTGTACCGCGCGGCGGATCTGGTGGCGGTGCCGTCGCACAACGAATCGTTCGGGCTGGTCGCCCTGGAGGCGCAGGCGTCGGGTACGCCGGTGCTCGCCGCCGCAGTCGGAGGGCTGGTCACCGCCGTACGGGATCAGGTCAGCGGCGTACTGATCGACGGGCACGACCCGGTCGACTGGGCCCGCGCGCTGGGCCACCTGCTGCCGAACCGGGCCCTCCGGTCGGTGTTGGCCCGAGGTGCCGAGCAGCACGCCCAGCACTTCTCCTGGGACCGTACGGTCTCGGGTCTGCTCGGGGTCTACGGCGAGGCGATCGCCGGGCACCGCGCCCGGCTCGCGGCCGACCTGGCGGGCGACGCAGCGCTCTCCTGCTCCTGGTGA
- a CDS encoding SDR family oxidoreductase, with translation MTPVAIVTGASSGIGAATARRLAAEGFHVLAAARRAERLTDLVAEITAAGGQATAVTCDITSDESVAGLAEAAAQAPGPVTLLVNNAGGARGLDPVESGSVADWQWMYDVNVLGTLRVTQALLPALEASGSGTIVVVSSTAGLTVYEGGGGYTAAKHAQTAIAGTLRLELCGRPLRVIEIDPGMVKTEEFGLVRFEGDAERAAAVYAGVPGPLVAEDVADCIAWCATRPEHVNIDRLVVRPRAQAAQHKVYRVS, from the coding sequence ATGACCCCAGTCGCCATCGTCACCGGAGCGTCCAGCGGGATCGGCGCGGCCACTGCCCGCCGGCTCGCCGCCGAGGGCTTCCACGTGCTCGCCGCCGCCCGCCGCGCCGAACGGCTCACCGACCTGGTCGCCGAGATCACCGCCGCTGGCGGGCAGGCCACCGCAGTGACCTGCGACATCACCTCCGACGAGTCGGTGGCCGGGCTTGCCGAGGCTGCTGCCCAGGCACCCGGGCCGGTCACCCTCCTGGTCAACAACGCTGGCGGCGCGCGAGGGTTGGACCCGGTGGAGTCCGGCTCGGTCGCCGACTGGCAGTGGATGTACGACGTGAACGTGCTCGGCACCCTCCGGGTCACCCAGGCGCTGCTGCCGGCTCTGGAGGCGTCCGGTTCCGGCACCATCGTGGTGGTCTCCTCCACCGCCGGCCTCACCGTGTACGAGGGCGGTGGCGGGTACACCGCCGCGAAGCACGCGCAGACCGCCATCGCCGGCACGCTCCGCCTGGAACTGTGTGGCCGGCCGCTGCGGGTCATCGAGATCGATCCGGGCATGGTGAAGACCGAGGAGTTCGGGCTGGTCCGCTTCGAGGGCGACGCGGAACGCGCGGCCGCCGTCTACGCCGGGGTGCCGGGGCCGCTGGTCGCCGAGGACGTCGCCGACTGCATCGCCTGGTGCGCCACCCGCCCGGAGCACGTCAACATCGACCGGTTGGTGGTCCGGCCACGGGCGCAGGCCGCCCAGCACAAGGTGTACCGAGTCTCCTGA